In Periplaneta americana isolate PAMFEO1 chromosome 3, P.americana_PAMFEO1_priV1, whole genome shotgun sequence, the following are encoded in one genomic region:
- the LOC138696385 gene encoding short coiled-coil protein B isoform X2 yields MSVMAGAKIQEEMNNIPLADDDPQVIIQDDTEATDMSHASDAMIHGRSLDSIPSTFTNGSSSPGPNSLDPDISPDEQEEKARLISQVLELQNTLDDLSQRVDSVKEENLKLRSENQVLGQYIENLMSASSVFQSTSPKTKKK; encoded by the exons ATGTCCGTCATGGCTGGAGCCAAGATCCAGGAGGAAATGAATAACATCCCCCTGGCTGATGACGATCCTCAGG TTATTATTCAAGATGATACTGAAGCAACAGATATGTCACATGCATCTGATGCAATGATTCATGGTCGTAGTCTGGATTCCATTCCCTCTACCTTCACCAATGGCAGCAGCAGTCCAGGACCAAACA GTCTTGACCCTGATATCAGTCCTGACGAGCAGGAAGAGAAAGCTCGCCTCATCTCACAGGTGCTGGAGTTGCAGAACACTTTGGATG ATCTCTCACAACGAGTTGATAGTGTGAAAGAGGAAAACCTGAAGTTGCGCTCTGAGAACCAGGTATTGGGGCAATACATCGAGAACCTGATGTCTGCTTCTAGCGTGTTTCAGTCTACCTCACCCAAGACCAAGAAGAAGTGA
- the LOC138696385 gene encoding short coiled-coil protein homolog isoform X1, whose protein sequence is MLSLQIPSNMSVMAGAKIQEEMNNIPLADDDPQVIIQDDTEATDMSHASDAMIHGRSLDSIPSTFTNGSSSPGPNSLDPDISPDEQEEKARLISQVLELQNTLDDLSQRVDSVKEENLKLRSENQVLGQYIENLMSASSVFQSTSPKTKKK, encoded by the exons CTGAGTCTACAGATCCCATCAAATATGTCCGTCATGGCTGGAGCCAAGATCCAGGAGGAAATGAATAACATCCCCCTGGCTGATGACGATCCTCAGG TTATTATTCAAGATGATACTGAAGCAACAGATATGTCACATGCATCTGATGCAATGATTCATGGTCGTAGTCTGGATTCCATTCCCTCTACCTTCACCAATGGCAGCAGCAGTCCAGGACCAAACA GTCTTGACCCTGATATCAGTCCTGACGAGCAGGAAGAGAAAGCTCGCCTCATCTCACAGGTGCTGGAGTTGCAGAACACTTTGGATG ATCTCTCACAACGAGTTGATAGTGTGAAAGAGGAAAACCTGAAGTTGCGCTCTGAGAACCAGGTATTGGGGCAATACATCGAGAACCTGATGTCTGCTTCTAGCGTGTTTCAGTCTACCTCACCCAAGACCAAGAAGAAGTGA